The Anoplopoma fimbria isolate UVic2021 breed Golden Eagle Sablefish chromosome 5, Afim_UVic_2022, whole genome shotgun sequence genome contains a region encoding:
- the LOC129091780 gene encoding glucagon receptor-like — protein MPLQCEMSSGKVLEETYLKWVQYKEDCVTMIENEPLPQAGLFCNRTFDRYACWPDTPAGSVINISCPFYLPWYDQVSQGVVRRLCGSDGLWERDDNEQVWRDMTQCEEEKEVKSQELWFKQLMVSFRMLYTVGYSLSLFMLVTALIILLSLRKLHCTRNYIHANLFMSLILRAVSVIIKDTMLERHWGREIMKHGDVSEMLSHQAAIGCRVAQVMMQYCVLANHYWFFGEAIYLYSVLIASVFIDNNKYLPYICLGWGTPLLFVVPWVVMKQLKENKECWAVNENMNYWWIIRFPILLASLINFLIFMKILKVILSKLRASNQSGYPDYKLRLAKATLTLIPLFGVHEIIFIFATDEQTTGVLRYIKVFFTLFLNSFQGVLVAVLYCYANKEVRTELKRKLHSWRIEAAIVCCGK, from the exons aTGCCCTTACAGTGTGAGATGTCCAGTGGAAAAGTCTTAGAGGAGACTTATCTGAAGTGGGTCCAGTATAAAGAAGACTGTGTCACAATGATAGAAAATGAGCCGCTCCCTCAAG CTGGCTTGTTCTGTAACAGGACATTTGACAGATACGCCTGCTGGCCAGATACTCCGGCTGGCTCTGTGATCAACATCTCATGTCCTTTCTACCTGCCCTGGTATGATCAAG TCTCCCAGGGTGTTGTGCGCCGGCTGTGTGGCTCAGACGGCCTCTGGGAGAGAGATGACAACGAGCAGGTGTGGAGGGACATGACCCAGtgtgaggaggaaaaagaggtcAAGTCTCAGGAG CTGTGGTTCAAACAACTGATGGTGAGCTTCAGGATGTTGTACACGGTCGGCTATTCCTTGTCCCTCTTCATGCTCGTAACGGCTCTTATCATTCTCCTGAGCTTAAG GAAACTGCATTGCACCAGGAACTACATTCATGCTAACCTCTTCATGTCCCTCATCCTTCGAGCTGTATCTGTTATTATTAAGGATACCATGCTGGAACGCCACTGGGGAAGAGAAATCATGAAACACGGAGATGTGAGCGAGATGCTCAGTCACCAG GCTGCTATTGGCTGCAGGGTAGCACAGGTAATGATGCAGTACTGTGTCCTGGCCAATCACTATTGGTTCTTTGGAGAGGCAATTTATCTGTACTCTGTGCTTATTGCCTCAGTGTTCATCGACAACAACAAATACTTACCTTACATTTGTCTTGGCTGGG GAACTCCACTTCTGTTTGTGGTTCCCTGGGTAGTGATGAAGCAATTGAAAGAGAATAaaga GTGTTGGGCTGTCAATGAGAACATGAACTACTGGTGGATCATTCGTTTCCCAATTCTACTTGCTTCACTA ATCAACTTTTTGATTTTCATGAAGATCCTGAAGGTCATTCTTTCGAAATTACGTGCCAGCAACCAGAGTGGATACCCTGACTACAAACTTAG GCTTGCTAAGGCAacccttaccctcatccctcTGTTTGGGGTTCATGAGATCATATTCATCTTTGCGACAGACGAGCAGACAACAGGTGTTCTGCGCTACATTAAAGTCTTCTTCACCCTTTTCCTCAATTCATTTCAG GGCGTTTTGGTGGCTGTGCTCTACTGCTACGCCAATAAAGAG GTCAGGACAGAGCTGAAGAGGAAGTTACACAGCTGGAGGATAGAGGCTGCGATTGTATGCTGTGGAAAGTGA